The Cardiocondyla obscurior isolate alpha-2009 linkage group LG22, Cobs3.1, whole genome shotgun sequence genome includes a region encoding these proteins:
- the LOC139111070 gene encoding uncharacterized protein isoform X2, whose protein sequence is MRQRYLCFLWIALTLREEIFVAAEADPVILNGADLSHLQQGRIANDPRPRLSASQQAQILSDVQQHQQRYQQRPTQDFKSPRVTSFTSFEQGQSSTPYSSLAKYKVDRAKQQLQQLQQQQQQVQQLLQQQQQKIAQQLGTSKFVNSGGSGNVQTSPFQRQQFQQQYNQYNQNSFQNLQQDVSQPLFSDQQTLQLQDYLEKQRELELLQKQRQQLLYEQQELRRQQELLRLEQLQRLTSTTSSPPTATSTPIAVSTTSAPLLLSSPTARRITPSEAELFLKAIANHQKKYTTPSSTTVTSTTTQQPPRRLISNSHEETNIPENLLSLIQNQDSQLLEQSKSKPQIKVIYQTEKPSTTRQNSGGRSRSPERELLLKQLKLALAQSGDDDDVVRNVTTRDLILPNGKKIQVIHAPNGLSSIASSGSSTIQTVVPSSTTIKPPKTLFDELTKDGVLPPGADFEIIRQKSDGRLEEIGKTPIIQNLPAKKVTFVLLEEQPDGSYKVQGVKGNTNDKESGTDVESIVEKIKKGELKLPPSSLRPTTPSSTLEHLESSINPNLIVSGGTSRTPGTSHYSISTTASTFRPTTVRSTSSRYSESKSTTTEYIPYVTVSPNSVSTTDKYVTSASSVTGHVYNTVNTSPTKTTLSDHIPRVTTKYSATKSQFIPTMAPVNEIVTTATTPATYSHHTPNSYVYFSKHTPTETSSASTEEAVKSLQDNLATLLRREGLFAMAKYLRQSGLDNVLNETGPYTIFVPTDKAFRTLLVQLGGPEKAEQKFRDNPRLLSGLLLHHVIPGAFRIDSLQDEMTGVSLAGTQLRVNEYAMQDHEWNDVTTINGARVAPNKRDIEIPQGIAHAVDRVMFPLPVGDLVQTLQADRERRFTTFLRMLHVSGLEDTLTGPKTFTIFAPTDTAFTDASTKNGAPIWTDEDGPEAAKTIISRHVIPTTLYTAGMRYYIQKDTLRPQSPIHIHKNGGRVRVNEAHVVTHNVPATNGVLHAIDGVL, encoded by the exons GGCCGCATTGCGAACGATCCGCGACCTCGTCTCTCGGCTTCGCAGCAAGCCCAGATTCTGAGTGATGTGCAGCAGCATCAGCAACGCTATCAGCAGCGTCCCACTCAAGATTTCAAAAGTCCGCGGGTGACGTCTTTTACCTCGTTCGAGCAAGGACAATCCAGCACGCCGTATTCTTCCCTGGCGAAATACAAAGTTGATCGAGCGAAGCAACAATTGCAACAGttacaacagcagcagcagcaagtGCAACAGCTTttgcaacagcagcagcagaaGATCGCTCAACAGCTCGGTACTTCGAAGTTCGTCAACAGCGGTGGCAGCGGCAACGTGCAAACATCTCCGTTCCAACGGCAACAATTCCAACAGCAATACAATCAGTACAACCAGAATAGCTTCCAAAATCTTCAACAAGACGTGTCGCAGCCGCTGTTCAGCGACCAACAGACGTTGCAGTTGCAGGATTATCTCGAGAAGCAGCGCGAGCTGGAGCTCCTTCAAAAACAGAGGCAGCAATTGCTGTACGAGCAACAAGAGTTGCGGAGGCAGCAGGAATTGTTACGACTCGAGCAACTCCAGAGGCTCACCTCCACCACGTCTTCTCCGCCGACCGCGACGTCGACCCCGATCGCTGTAAGTACAACTTCCGCACCGTTGCTGCTGTCCTCGCCAACGGCGCGACGCATCACGCCATCGGAAGCGGAGCTTTTCCTCAAGGCAATTGCTAATCATCAAAAGAAATATACGACGCCTTCAAGTACGACGGTTACCTCTACTACCACTCAACAGCCTCCGCGACGTCTTATTTCTAATTCTCACGAAGAGACGAATATACCGGAGAACCTGCTCAGCCTAATCCAGAATCAGGATAGTCAATTGCTCGAACAGAGCAAATCGAAACCGCAGATCAAGGTAATTTATCAGACCGAAAAACCCAGCACGACGAGGCAGAATTCTGGTGGCAGAAGCAGGAGCCCTGAGCGAGAATTGTTGCTGAAGCAACTCAAGCTCGCTTTAGCGCAGTCCGGCGATGACGATGACGTTGTAAGGAACGTCACCACCAGAGATCTGATACTGCCGAACGGCAAGAAGATTCAAGTCATCCACGCGCCGAACGGCTTATCTTCCATTGCATCGAGCGGAAGCTCAACTATTCAGACGGTCGTCCCGTCCTCGACTACGATCAAGCCTCCGAAAACGCTTTTCGATGAACTGACGAAGGACGGCGTTTTGCCACCGGGTGCCGATTTCGAGATCATCCGGCAGAAGAGCGACGGAAGGCTCGAAGAAATCGGCAAGACACCGATAATTCAGAATCTACCGGCCAAGAAAGTCACGTTTGTGTTGTTGGAAGAACAGCCGGACGGCAGTTACAAGGTGCAAGGTGTCAAAGGTAACACCAACGATAAAGAAAGCGGCACCGACGTCGAATCCATCGTCGAGAAGATCAAGAAGGGCGAGCTTAAGCTGCCACCCAGCTCGCTCAGGCCAACCACACCGTCTTCCACGTTGGAGCATCTCGAATCCAGCATCAATCCGAATCTGATAGTGTCCGGTGGGACGTCTAGAACTCCGGGGACATCTCATTATTCTATCAGCACGACAGCGTCGACGTTCAGACCCACCACCGTTAGATCTACCTCATCGAGATACAGCGAAAG caAGTCGACGACCACGGAATACATCCCTTACGTCACGGTATCGCCAAACTCGGTGTCTACCACTGATAAATACGTGACTTCAGCATCCAGCGTCACAGGCCACGTGTATAACACGGTAAATACCAGCCCGACGAAAACAACCCTGTCAGATCACATTCCGCGAGTGACCACCAAGTACTCGGCCACCAAGAGCCAGTTCATCCCCACGATGGCGCCGGTGAACGAGATCgtaacgacggcgacgaccCCGGCGACTTACTCGCATCATACACCGAATTCTTACGTCTACTTCTCTAAGCACACCCCGACGGAAACCTCGTCGGCTTCGACGGAGGAGGCTGTTAAATCTTTGCAAGATAATCTGGCCACGTTACTGAGAAGAGAAGGTCTATTCGCTATGGCAAAGTATCTAAGACAATCGGGATTGGATAACGTGCTGAATGAAACCG gcCCGTACACCATATTCGTTCCTACGGATAAAGCTTTTAGGACGTTGCTGGTGCAGTTGGGAGGGCCAGAAAAAGCTGAGCAGAAATTCCGTGACAATCCGAGACTTTTGAGTGGC CTGCTTCTTCACCATGTCATACCGGGAGCCTTCAGGATTGATTCCCTACAGGACGAGATGACCGGTGTTAGTCTTGCAGGAACGCAATTACGAGTGAACGAGTACGCGATGCAGGATCACGAATGGAACGat GTAACGACGATAAACGGAGCACGGGTTGCGCCGAACAAACGGGACATCGAGATTCCTCAAGGTATCGCCCACGCCGTTGACAGGGTCATGTTCCCGCTTCCGGTTGGTGATTTGGTACAAACCCTACAAGCCGATCGTGAGAGGAGATTTACCACGTTCCTTAGAATGTTGCACGTGTCGGGCTTAGAAGACACGCTCACAG GACCGAAGACGTTTACCATTTTCGCACCAACTGATACCGCTTTCACCGATGCGTCTACGAAGAACGGCGCTCCAATTTGGACCGATGAAGACGGGCCGGAAGCGGCGAAGACGATAATCTCGCGACACGTAATTCCCACGACTCTTTACACGGCCGGCATGAGATATTACATTCAAAAGGATACTCTTCGTCCTCAATCGCCGATTCACATCCATAAGAACGGCG gaCGAGTACGAGTGAACGAGGCACACGTTGTGACGCATAATGTGCCAGCAACGAACGGCGTGTTACATGCTATTGACGGTGTTCTATAA
- the LOC139111072 gene encoding DIS3-like exonuclease 2, with product MSIYLASNKRTRTVEYRSRRKNHSNTCRNKRNSQKTNLNFLNDKAFTSCYDELTELSAQFSANLTISSSLQSKRSVKFNENIAGNIEEQIVQCNTTRLANTSQVFYTRQYDAKNTKHNTAKKCKNFEKKKTQKNNKIKRESVNDKCMIKNVKTQISTSGNKSELLKSKKITRNMTELSMTAEAKSSTKKENYNKKFGKKGANKNKINIFSNYISVSYITRILKKQSSCNVQYVKGNLRINPFCFKYAYLSINNEDRDLLIFGIPNRNRAFEGDLVVASINPKEEWYKCSDGFIQKTGKIVCILEKVHHRRAVGHLKKQDSLFMFHPRDQKVPFVVIHSESIPPLYHDQPNLYKNTLFFINIDSWEQHNIYPSGRVLLVVGKSGEINTELKAIILENNLDMSPYQEKLLKELPDSEYILTEADMKNREDWRHECIFTIDPETAVDIDDALSCKILDNGNYEIGVHISDVTHYLKFFSPLDMEVLKRANTVYLPHMTSHMLPERLCKVCSLLPGKDRLAFSVIWELTANAEIVKYRFAKTVIRSCCQMSYNLAQAMLDDPKKSWPENFLDVKGDYSTSLLSDIVNELFNISNQLKSKRFKNGALKLDLPKLQIRIDPILSQERGFPIPVNYSIYERTESNSLVEELMLLANVTVATHLYTTIPTTALLRVHKTPSKQSLNTLQEMMQKYGIHLNIESSGSLQSSIHRYENIATKYIMMVIINLCLKSMTRAEYTCASTNLSYDLKHYALNVPFYTHFTSPIRRYSDCIVHRLLSSTLENKPLPEKWTAKLCSKIAANCNVKKYSAKLAQDQSTEVFFAYMVGLAGGFKATGTVLYVKEDGIDVILCDTGIKLKVNLKDTESIVLSRYSTDFVPTITITWQMTSIAQVISLFSLVHIQVTKVSEELRLKGTLLPPLEK from the exons ATGTCCATTTACCTAGCAAGTAACAAACGTACGAGAACAGTTGAATATAGATCTCGCCGCAAGAATCATAGTAATACGTGTAGAAATAAACGAAACTCGCAGAAGacaaatttaaactttttaaatgacaaagcATTCACCAGCTGTTATGACGAATTGACGGAGCTCAGTGCGCAATTTTCAGCTAATCTTACAATATCCTCGAGTCTTCAATCTAAAAGAagtgtaaaatttaatgagaATATAGCAGGTAACATCGAGGAACAAATTGTGCAGTGCAATACAACACGGCTTGCAAATACATCGCAGGTTTTTTATACTCGTCAATATGACGCCAAGAACACAAAGCATAATACTGcgaagaaatgtaaaaattttgaaaagaaaaaaacacaaaaaaataacaaaataaagagagagtCAGTCAATGACAAATGCatgattaaaaatgttaaaactcag atctCTACCAGTGGTAACAAAAGTGAACTTTTGAAgtcaaagaaaattacaagaaatatGACAGAACTAAGTATGACAGCAGAAGCTAAATCAAGtacaaaaaaggaaaattacaacaaaaaatttggaaagaaaggtgcaaataaaaataaaataaatatattttcaaattatatatctGTGTCATACATaacaagaattttaaaaaagcaatCAAGTTGTAATGTGCAATATGTAAAAGGGAATCTTCGTATAAATCCGTTTTGTTTCAAATATGCCTATTTAAGCATAAATAATGAAGATCGTGATTTGTTAATCTTTGGTATACCAAATAGAAATCGTGCTTTTGAAGGAGATTTGGTTGTAGCATCCATAAACCCTAAAGAAGAATGGTATAAATGTTCTGATGGATTTATTCAAAAGACAGGTAAAATTGTTTGTATATTAGAAAAAGTGCATCACAGACGAGCAGTTGGACATCTAAAAAAGCAAGATTCGCTCTTTATGTTCCATCCAAGAGATCAGAAAGTACCATTTGTTGTTATTCATTCTGAATCAATACCACCTTTATATCATGATCAACCAAACCTTTATAagaatacattattttttattaatatcgattcTTGGGAGCAACATAATATATATCCAAGTGG gCGAGTTCTCTTAGTAGTGGGTAAAAGTGGCGAAATAAACACTGAATTAAAAGCAATaatacttgaaaataatttagatatgTCTCCTtatcaagaaaaattattgaaagaaCTTCCGGATAGTGAATATATATTGACAGAGGCTGATATGAAAAATAGAGAAGACTGGAGACACGAATGCATTTTCACAATAGATCCTGAGACAGCTGTTGATATAGATGATGCCctttcttgtaaaatattgGATAATGGAAATTATGAA ATTGGTGTGCATATATCGGATGTtacacattatttaaaatttttctctccgttAGATATGGAAGTTTTGAAACGAGCTAATACTGTTTATTTACCGCATATGACTTCTCATATGTTACCAGAGAGACTGTGTAAAGTTTGTTCTTTATTACCTGGTAAAGATAGACTAGCTTTTTCTGTAATTTGGGAACTAACGGCAAATGCAGAAATTGTGAAATATCGTTTTGCAAAAACAGTGATAAGATCATGTTGTCAAATGTCTTACAACTTAGCTCAAGCTATGCTTGATGATCCGAAAAAGTCTTGGCCCGAAAACTTTCTTGACGTAAAAGGAGATTATTCAACATCGCTATTATCTGATATAGTCAAcgagttatttaatatatccaATCAGTTAAAAAGCAAACGGTTTAAAAATGGTGCACTTAAATTAGATCTACCAAAATTACAGATACGTATTGATCCTATACTTAGTCAGGAACGCGGGTTTCCGATTCCTGTAAACTATTCTATCTATGAAAGAACAGAAAGTAACAg TCTTGTAGAAGAACTTATGTTGTTGGCAAATGTAACTGTTGCCACACATTTATACACCACAATTCCCACTACGGCATTGTTACGTGTTCATAAAACTCCGTCCAAGCAGAGTCTCAATACGCTTCAAGAAATGATGCAAAAGTACGgaattcatttaaatattgaatcaTCTGGGTCCTTACAAAGCAGCATCCACCGTTATGAAAATATTGCTACGAAATATATTATGATGGTTATCATAAATCTATGTTTAAAATCTATgaca cgtgcAGAATATACATGTGCATCTACCAATTTGTCGTATGATTTAAAACATTATGCATTAAATGTACctttttatacacattttaCCTCTCCAATTCGAAGGTATTCTGATTGCATAGTTCACCGTTTACTCAGTTCAACACTCGAAAATAAACCTTTACCAGAAAAATGGACGGCTAAGTTGTGCTCTAA aATTGCAGCTAAttgcaatgtaaaaaaatatagtgcGAAACTAGCTCAGGATCAGAGCACCGAGGTATTTTTCGCATACATGGTAGGCCTTGCAGGCGGATTTAAAGCGACAGGTACTGTATTGTATGTGAAAGAAGATGGCATAGATGTAATTCTCTGTGATACTGGTATAAAACTAAAAGTAAATCTCAAAGACACAGAATCCATTGTTCTATCAAGATATTCTACAGATTTTGTCCCAACTATAACTATTACATGGCAGATGACTTCTATTGCACAG GTAATTAGTTTGTTCAGTTTAGTGCATATACAAGTAACCAAAGTTAGTGAAGAATTACGCTTAAAAGGAACTCTTTTACCACCTTTGGAAAAATAG
- the Vps52 gene encoding vacuolar protein sorting-associated protein 52 homolog produces MADVDIFDSNEEHLSQDLGDDVVQEVLKTGTDLRQYSRQIEKELKEVENKSIQDYIKESENIAKLHNQIAACDDILEKMESMLMNFQTVLGSISSEIVSLQRKSVTMSQQLSNRQIIRGPLSQFIEDMTVSEALIVGIMDCPVTEKEFLIHLQTLNHKINFVKEQSFKEAKSCLDVKDILEKLKVKAMAKIRIYLLEQIYKFRKPGTNFQVPQNNMLKYKFFFEFILTNERNVAEEICGEYIDTMSKIQYSYFKEYSLKLTKLQFEERTSKDDLMGIEDTASRGIFHKTTLKHKGTVFSIDNRGQVLSSQLEAPIIVPHTVSKTRYHYEALFRTEQYALVDNACREYLFLIEFFKVRNAQALDIFNKVMGKTLNLIKKNLQSVVEDCYDTIALFLCLHLVKHYQLICHKRAVPALDKYWETLTAIIWPRFAYVFQLNINSVKDCDPTKFSKETVPHYITRRYAEFSAAIVSVVEGGFPCEGTTQLLAELREAVQCFLLRMASIFPTRTQQLVFLINNYDLVLRVLMERTRETSKETESFRELLNARSSEFIEEVLSPHFGSIIQLVKESESLIEKGQADDLKRQEGKALGLVQSFTNNWKRALEQINREVLLSFPNLVLGSTLVQGAMTQLVQYYNRLHKILPPNARTQLTNIHHIMVEIKKYKTNY; encoded by the exons ATGGCCGACGTAGATATCTTTGACAGCAACGAGGAGCATCTGTCACAAGACCTCGGCGATGATGTTGTTCAAGAGGTCCTTAAAACTGGCACCGACTTACGCCAGTATTCCAGGCAAATCGAAAAGGAACTTAAGGAGGTGGAGAACAAGTCGATCCAAGATTACATTAAGGAAAgcgaaaatatcgcgaaactGCACAATCAAATTGCCGCTTGTGACGATATTTTGGAG aaaatggAATCGATGCTGATGAACTTTCAAACTGTATTGGGTAGTATCAGCTCTGAGATAGTTTCCTTGCAACGTAAATCTGTTACTATGAGCCAACAGCTATCCAACAGACAAATAATACGAGGCCCACTTAGTCAATTTATTGAAGACATGACAGTGTCTGAGGCTTTAATAGT gGGTATTATGGACTGTCCAGTAACAGAGAAGGAATTCTTGATTCATTTGCAAACTCTCaatcataaaattaactttgtgAAAGAACAAAGTTTTAAAGAGGCCAAGTCTTGTTTAGatgtaaaagatatattaGAAAAGTTGAAAGTGAAGGCAATGGCCaaaattagaatatatttgctggaacaaatttataaatttaggAAACCTGGGACAAATTTTCAAGTGCCACAAAACAATAtgttaaagtataaatttttctttgagtTTATTTTGACAAATGAAAGAAATGTGGCTGAAGAAATTTGTGGGGAATATATTGATACAATGAGCAAGATACAGTACtcatattttaaagaatattcattgaaattaacgaaattacaG ttTGAAGAAAGAACATCAAAGGATGACTTAATGGGAATTGAAGACACAGCAAGCAGAGGTATATTTCATAAGACAACATTAAAGCACAAAGGAACTGTTTTTTCAATAGATAACAGAGGTCAAGTTTTGTCTTCTCAATTGGAAGCACCAATAATTGTACCACACACAGTCTCTAAAACACGA TATCATTATGAAGCTTTATTCAGAACTGAACAATATGCTTTGGTTGATAATGCTTGTAGAGAATATCTCTTTTTGATAGAATTCTTCAAAGTTCGTAATGCACAGgcattagatatttttaataag gTTATGGGAAAAAcattaaatcttataaaaaagaatttgcaaTCGGTTGTGGAGGATTGTTACGATACGATTGCTCTGTTTCTCTGCTTGCATTTAGTGAAGCATTATCAGTTAATATGTCACAAAAGAGCTGTACCAGCATTGGATAAATACTGGGAAACCTTAACAGCTATAATTTGGCCTAG ATTTGCATatgtatttcaattaaatataaacagTGTGAAAGACTGTGATCCAACAAAATTCAGTAAAGAGACCGTTCCACATTAT attactAGAAGATACGCAGAATTTAGTGCAGCAATTGTAAGCGTAGTTGAAGGAGGGTTTCCCTGCGAGGGTACAACTCAGTTATTAGCAGAATTGAGAGAAGCTGTACAgtgttttttattaagaatggCATCTATTTTCCCAACCCGAACACAGCAATTAGTATTTCTTATCAATAATTATGATTTGGTGCTCAGGGTATTAATg GAAAGAACACGAGAGACTTCAAAGGAAACAGAAAGTTTTCGAGAGCTTCTAAATGCGCGTTCTTCCGAATTTATCGAAGAAGTTTTAAGTCCGCACTTTGGTAGTATAATTCAGTTGGTAAAAGAATCGGAATCTCTAATTGAGAAAGGCCAAGCCGACGATTTGAAACGACAAGAAGGTAAAGCGTTGGGTCTAGTGCAATCATTCACCAACAATTGGAAACGAGCGTTAGAACAGATAAATAGAGAAGTATTACTATCATTTCCTAATTTGGTGCTCGGCAGCACGTTAGTGCAAGGCGCAATGACGCAGTTGgtacaatattataatcgTCTTCATAAAATTTTGCCGCCAAATGCGCGCACGCAACTTACGAACATTCATCATATAATggtggaaattaaaaagtacaaGACAAATTATTAG
- the LOC139111070 gene encoding uncharacterized protein isoform X1 has product MRQRYLCFLWIALTLREEIFVAAEADPVILNGADLSHLQQGRIANDPRPRLSASQQAQILSDVQQHQQRYQQRPTQDFKSPRVTSFTSFEQGQSSTPYSSLAKYKVDRAKQQLQQLQQQQQQVQQLLQQQQQKIAQQLGTSKFVNSGGSGNVQTSPFQRQQFQQQYNQYNQNSFQNLQQDVSQPLFSDQQTLQLQDYLEKQRELELLQKQRQQLLYEQQELRRQQELLRLEQLQRLTSTTSSPPTATSTPIAVSTTSAPLLLSSPTARRITPSEAELFLKAIANHQKKYTTPSSTTVTSTTTQQPPRRLISNSHEETNIPENLLSLIQNQDSQLLEQSKSKPQIKVIYQTEKPSTTRQNSGGRSRSPERELLLKQLKLALAQSGDDDDVVRNVTTRDLILPNGKKIQVIHAPNGLSSIASSGSSTIQTVVPSSTTIKPPKTLFDELTKDGVLPPGADFEIIRQKSDGRLEEIGKTPIIQNLPAKKVTFVLLEEQPDGSYKVQGVKGNTNDKESGTDVESIVEKIKKGELKLPPSSLRPTTPSSTLEHLESSINPNLIVSGGTSRTPGTSHYSISTTASTFRPTTVRSTSSRYSESKSTTTEYIPYVTVSPNSVSTTDKYVTSASSVTGHVYNTVNTSPTKTTLSDHIPRVTTKYSATKSQFIPTMAPVNEIVTTATTPATYSHHTPNSYVYFSKHTPTETSSASTEEAVKSLQDNLATLLRREGLFAMAKYLRQSGLDNVLNETGPYTIFVPTDKAFRTLLVQLGGPEKAEQKFRDNPRLLSGLLLHHVIPGAFRIDSLQDEMTGVSLAGTQLRVNEYAMQDHEWNDVKVTTINGARVAPNKRDIEIPQGIAHAVDRVMFPLPVGDLVQTLQADRERRFTTFLRMLHVSGLEDTLTGPKTFTIFAPTDTAFTDASTKNGAPIWTDEDGPEAAKTIISRHVIPTTLYTAGMRYYIQKDTLRPQSPIHIHKNGGRVRVNEAHVVTHNVPATNGVLHAIDGVL; this is encoded by the exons GGCCGCATTGCGAACGATCCGCGACCTCGTCTCTCGGCTTCGCAGCAAGCCCAGATTCTGAGTGATGTGCAGCAGCATCAGCAACGCTATCAGCAGCGTCCCACTCAAGATTTCAAAAGTCCGCGGGTGACGTCTTTTACCTCGTTCGAGCAAGGACAATCCAGCACGCCGTATTCTTCCCTGGCGAAATACAAAGTTGATCGAGCGAAGCAACAATTGCAACAGttacaacagcagcagcagcaagtGCAACAGCTTttgcaacagcagcagcagaaGATCGCTCAACAGCTCGGTACTTCGAAGTTCGTCAACAGCGGTGGCAGCGGCAACGTGCAAACATCTCCGTTCCAACGGCAACAATTCCAACAGCAATACAATCAGTACAACCAGAATAGCTTCCAAAATCTTCAACAAGACGTGTCGCAGCCGCTGTTCAGCGACCAACAGACGTTGCAGTTGCAGGATTATCTCGAGAAGCAGCGCGAGCTGGAGCTCCTTCAAAAACAGAGGCAGCAATTGCTGTACGAGCAACAAGAGTTGCGGAGGCAGCAGGAATTGTTACGACTCGAGCAACTCCAGAGGCTCACCTCCACCACGTCTTCTCCGCCGACCGCGACGTCGACCCCGATCGCTGTAAGTACAACTTCCGCACCGTTGCTGCTGTCCTCGCCAACGGCGCGACGCATCACGCCATCGGAAGCGGAGCTTTTCCTCAAGGCAATTGCTAATCATCAAAAGAAATATACGACGCCTTCAAGTACGACGGTTACCTCTACTACCACTCAACAGCCTCCGCGACGTCTTATTTCTAATTCTCACGAAGAGACGAATATACCGGAGAACCTGCTCAGCCTAATCCAGAATCAGGATAGTCAATTGCTCGAACAGAGCAAATCGAAACCGCAGATCAAGGTAATTTATCAGACCGAAAAACCCAGCACGACGAGGCAGAATTCTGGTGGCAGAAGCAGGAGCCCTGAGCGAGAATTGTTGCTGAAGCAACTCAAGCTCGCTTTAGCGCAGTCCGGCGATGACGATGACGTTGTAAGGAACGTCACCACCAGAGATCTGATACTGCCGAACGGCAAGAAGATTCAAGTCATCCACGCGCCGAACGGCTTATCTTCCATTGCATCGAGCGGAAGCTCAACTATTCAGACGGTCGTCCCGTCCTCGACTACGATCAAGCCTCCGAAAACGCTTTTCGATGAACTGACGAAGGACGGCGTTTTGCCACCGGGTGCCGATTTCGAGATCATCCGGCAGAAGAGCGACGGAAGGCTCGAAGAAATCGGCAAGACACCGATAATTCAGAATCTACCGGCCAAGAAAGTCACGTTTGTGTTGTTGGAAGAACAGCCGGACGGCAGTTACAAGGTGCAAGGTGTCAAAGGTAACACCAACGATAAAGAAAGCGGCACCGACGTCGAATCCATCGTCGAGAAGATCAAGAAGGGCGAGCTTAAGCTGCCACCCAGCTCGCTCAGGCCAACCACACCGTCTTCCACGTTGGAGCATCTCGAATCCAGCATCAATCCGAATCTGATAGTGTCCGGTGGGACGTCTAGAACTCCGGGGACATCTCATTATTCTATCAGCACGACAGCGTCGACGTTCAGACCCACCACCGTTAGATCTACCTCATCGAGATACAGCGAAAG caAGTCGACGACCACGGAATACATCCCTTACGTCACGGTATCGCCAAACTCGGTGTCTACCACTGATAAATACGTGACTTCAGCATCCAGCGTCACAGGCCACGTGTATAACACGGTAAATACCAGCCCGACGAAAACAACCCTGTCAGATCACATTCCGCGAGTGACCACCAAGTACTCGGCCACCAAGAGCCAGTTCATCCCCACGATGGCGCCGGTGAACGAGATCgtaacgacggcgacgaccCCGGCGACTTACTCGCATCATACACCGAATTCTTACGTCTACTTCTCTAAGCACACCCCGACGGAAACCTCGTCGGCTTCGACGGAGGAGGCTGTTAAATCTTTGCAAGATAATCTGGCCACGTTACTGAGAAGAGAAGGTCTATTCGCTATGGCAAAGTATCTAAGACAATCGGGATTGGATAACGTGCTGAATGAAACCG gcCCGTACACCATATTCGTTCCTACGGATAAAGCTTTTAGGACGTTGCTGGTGCAGTTGGGAGGGCCAGAAAAAGCTGAGCAGAAATTCCGTGACAATCCGAGACTTTTGAGTGGC CTGCTTCTTCACCATGTCATACCGGGAGCCTTCAGGATTGATTCCCTACAGGACGAGATGACCGGTGTTAGTCTTGCAGGAACGCAATTACGAGTGAACGAGTACGCGATGCAGGATCACGAATGGAACGatgtaaaa GTAACGACGATAAACGGAGCACGGGTTGCGCCGAACAAACGGGACATCGAGATTCCTCAAGGTATCGCCCACGCCGTTGACAGGGTCATGTTCCCGCTTCCGGTTGGTGATTTGGTACAAACCCTACAAGCCGATCGTGAGAGGAGATTTACCACGTTCCTTAGAATGTTGCACGTGTCGGGCTTAGAAGACACGCTCACAG GACCGAAGACGTTTACCATTTTCGCACCAACTGATACCGCTTTCACCGATGCGTCTACGAAGAACGGCGCTCCAATTTGGACCGATGAAGACGGGCCGGAAGCGGCGAAGACGATAATCTCGCGACACGTAATTCCCACGACTCTTTACACGGCCGGCATGAGATATTACATTCAAAAGGATACTCTTCGTCCTCAATCGCCGATTCACATCCATAAGAACGGCG gaCGAGTACGAGTGAACGAGGCACACGTTGTGACGCATAATGTGCCAGCAACGAACGGCGTGTTACATGCTATTGACGGTGTTCTATAA